From Methanotorris formicicus Mc-S-70:
CACAGAAAGGGTAAATTTGGATGGCATGCTGGTAGATACCCAGTAAAGGCATCAAGAGAAATCTTGAAAGTATTGGAAAATGCTAAGAAAAATGCAGAATACAAAGGTTTAAATGCTGAAAAATTGAGAATCAAGCACATCTCATCAAACAAAGGTCCAACAATCAAGAGATACATGCCAAGGGCATTTGGTAGAGCATCACCTAAGTTCCAAGAAACTGTCCATATACAAGTTATATTAGAAGAATACCACTAGGAGGGTTAGCATGATTGAGAGGATATTCGTAGATGACAATATCAAAGAGATGTTAATTGATGAGTACTTTAAAAAGGCATTAGCAAAGGCAGGATACAGCCACATGGAGATTAGAAAAACACCTATTGGAACAAAAATAACAATATATGCAGAGAAACCTGGTTTTGTCATTGGTAGAAGAGGAAAAAGAGTAAAAGAATTAACAGAAACTCTTGAAAACACATACAAAGTAGATAAACCACAAATTGAAGTTAAATCCATTGACGATCCAAACTTAGACCCAGAGGTAGTTGCACAGAAAATTGCATCCTCATTAGAAAGAGGAATGCACTTCAGAAGAGTCGCTCACGCAGCAGTTAGAAGAGTTATGAATGCAGGGGCAAAAGGTGTTGTTGTAATCATTTCTGGAAAATTAACTGGAGAGAGAGCAAGAACAGAAAAATTCATGGCTGGATACATGAAACACTGTGGAGATCCATCAGAAACACTTGTCAGAAAAGCATTTAAACTTGCTAAATTGAAGTTGGGAGTTATTGGTGTAACTGTAAAGATTATGCCACCAGATATTGTATTACCAGATGAAGTCATCATTAAAGATGAGGAAATTAAAGAAGTTTCTGAAGAGGTTATGGAATAAACCCCTCAAATATCTTTATAAATTTGTTTTTAGGACTTAACTTATTAATTGGGGTGAAAAACATGGCGATTTTAAGGGCAAATGAAATTAGAGAAATGAGTATAGAAGAGATGAGAGAAAAACTTGTGGAGTTAAAGAAGGAATTGTTAAAAGAAAATGTACACAAAGCAGTTGGTGGAGCACCTTCAAACCCTGGGAGAGTTAAAGAATTAAAAAGAACTATAGCAAGAATATTGACCATAATGAATGAAAAAAAGAAACAAATGCTCTAAATAAAATGACAGATATATTAAAATCCCAAACATAAATTATAAATACTAAGACCTCATGTTATTAAAATATTAGAAAGGCAGATAAAAAGTGAAATAATAAGAGGTGCAGTGATGCCCGAGATTTGTCCAGTATGTGGATTACCAAAAGATTTGTGTGTATGTGAAGAAATAGCAAAAGAAGAACAAAAAATAAAAGTATATGTTACAAAAAGAAGATTTGGAAAATTGATGACTATTATAGAGGGGTTTGACACCGACTTAATAGATATTAAAGAATTATCTAAAAAATTGAAAGATATCTGTGCCTGTGGAGGAACTGTAAAAGATAATGCTATCGAATTACAAGGAGACCATAGGAAGAAGGTTGAAGAGATACTTGTTAAAATGGGTTTTTCAAAGGATATGATTGATGTTAGATAAAAATTTCCGGACGTGGTGGATGCCTTTGGGCACACCCATCACGTCCCTATATGGTGGGGCAAGTATGATAACTCCATATAATATTTTGAGGCATGAACTTATCGGATTAGAAGTGGAGATAGTAAAATCCAGAAACCCATCAATGATTGGCATAAAGGGCAGAATTATAGATGAAAGCAGGAACACCTTAGTAATTGAAAAAGAGAATGGACAAGAGGTAATAATACCAAAAGATATTGCAGTGTTCAGATTTAAACTGCCAACATGCAGAGTGGACGTTGATGGAAGATTACTAATCGGCAGACCAGAGGACAGATTAAAGAGGAAAATAAAAGAACTCTACTCATACTAAAAAAACTTTAAATATTAAAAATTACTATTTTAAAGTCCCCACCAGTGTAAAGTATAAATATCAGTTATTAATATTTCAGAAATTATTCTTGATTAGGTAATTCTCCCTTTATGGGACACCGTATTTTATAATCAAATATTGATGTGGTTTTAACACAGTCAATTTTTATGAAAATAATTCATGCATATTATGCTCAAAACATGTAAAGTTGTAGGAGGTCTGAACATGAGAAACATTGGAATTCCAGTAAATGTTCCTGAAAAAGAATGCAATGACAAAAACTGTCCTTTCCATGGAACATTGCCTGTAAGAGGGCAAATGTTTGAAGGTATAGTAGTTAGTGATAAGGCACACAAAACAGTCGTTATTAAAAGAGAAATTGTAAAATACCTAAAGAAATATGAAAGATACGAAAAAAGAACATCAAAATTAGTTGCTCATAATCCAGAATGCATAAACGCAAAAGTTGGAGATGTTGTTAGAGTTATGGAATGTAGACCAATAAGTAAGACAAAATCATTCGTTGTTGTTGAAAAACTTGGACAGATAAACGAAGTAAAAGGAGAAGAATAATTTGTCTAAAGAGGTGGCATTATGAAAAGTCATGGTTCAAAAGTTACAAGGGCATTACCAAATGGTGCAAGATTGGTTTGTGCTGACAACACAGGGGCAAGAGAATTAGAAATTATAGCAGTTAAAAACTACAAAGGTGTTGCAAGAAGATTACCTTCCGCTGGAGTAGGGGATATGGTTTTTGTTTCAGTTAAGAAAGGAACTCCTGAAATGAGAAAACAAGTCTTCCCTGCTGTAATTATTAGACAAAAGAAAGAAATCAGAAGACCTGATGGAACAAGGGTTAAATTTGAGGACAACGCTGCCGTTATTGTAACTCCTGATGGAAACCCAAAAGGTTCAGAAATCAAAGGGCCGGTTGCAAAAGAAGCAGCAGAAAGATGGCCAGGTGTTTCAAGATTAGCAAGAATCATCCTATAATTAAAAAACAATAAAGGTGAAAATATGGTGGCTTTAACCAAGTCAAAACAACCAAGAAAACAAAGAAAAGCCCTATTTAACGCACCATTACATTTAAGAAACAAAATCATGTCTGCAATGTTGTCAAAAGAATTAAAGGAAAAATTTGGTAAAAACACACTTCCAATCAGAAAAGGAGATGTTGTTAAAATTATGAGAGGGGACTTTAAAGGACATCAGGGAGAAGTTGTTAAAGTGGATTACGATAGATACAGAATTTATGTTGAAGGTGCTGCAAACTACAAACAAGATGGAAAAGAAAGTCCATACCCAATACATCCATCAAATGTAATGATTGTTAAGTTGTATGATGGGGATGAAAAGAGATTCAAACAAATAAAAAAGGAATAAGCCAAAATAAATAAATTAATGAGGTGTGAATATGGCAAATAAAGGACCAAGAAAACATTTGAAAAGACTGACTGCTCCATCAAACTGGCAGATTCCAAGAAAAGTTCACAAGTTCGTTGTAAGGCCATTACCAGGACCACACGCAATGGATGGTTCCTTACCATTGTTGTTGATTGTTAGAGATATTTTAAAATATGCTGATAACGCAAGAGAGGCTAAAAAGATTATTAAAATGGGTAAAATCTTAGTTGATGGAAGAAAGAGGAAAGAACATAAATTCCCTGTTGGTTTTATGGACGTTATATCAATTCCAGATACAAACGAACACTTCAGAGCATTATTTGATGAAAAAGGTAGAATTGTTTTAAGACCAACTGAAAATCCAGATGTTAAGTTGTGTAGAATTAAAAACAAAACTGTTGTTAAAGGAGGGCACATTCAACTCAATTTACACGATGGAAGAAACCACCTCATAAGAGTTTCAAACCCTACAAAGGCTGAAGAGGATGTTTACAAAACAGGGGATGTTGTTTTAATGGGAGTTCCTGAACAGGAAATTAAAGCACACATTCCATTTGAAGTTGGTAAATTGGCATACATTACAGGTGGAAAACACATTGGAGAATTTGTAAAGATAGTTGATATTGAGAAGAGAGTTTTCTACCCCGATATCATAACATTAGAAAACTCTGATGGAGAGAAATTTAAAACAATCAAAGATTATGTATTCGTTATTGGAGACGAAGAACCAATAATCAAATTATAAAAAAACGTTATTGGGAGGATAAACATGTCATACCAAGAACTTTGGAACAACAACCCAATGTTAAAACCAAGGATTGAAAAAGTTGTGGTCAACTTTGGTGTTGGGGAAGCAGGAGATAGGTTAACAAAAGGAGCAAAGGTTATGGAAGAGATAACTGGGCAAAGACCAATAAGAACCTTGGCAAAGCAAACAAACCCAGCATTTGGAATTAGAAAGAAATTGCCAATTGGATTAAAAGTTACATTAAGAGGAAAGAAAGCAGAGGAATTCTTAAAAAATGCATTCATTGCATTCAAAGCAGAAGGTAAAAAATTGTACGAAAGTTCATTTGACGAGTACGGAAACTTCTCATTCGGTATTCATGAGCACATAGACTTCCCTGGACAGAAGTATGATCCAATGATTGGAATTTATGGAATGGATGTTTGTGTCACCTTAGAGAGACCAGGTTACAGAATTAAGAGGAGAAAAATAAAAAGAGCACACATTCCTAAAAGGCACAGAGTTACAAGAGAGGAAGCAATTGAATTCATTGAGAAACACTTTGGAGTAGAGGTTGTAAGGGAAGAATAAATAAAAACAAAAGGTGATGTAAATGGCAAAAGCACCATGGAAAAGAAAATATGGAATAGGAATAAGACCATGTCAAAGATGTGGACATGTAGGACCAGGATTAATTAGAAAATACGGACTCAATTTATGCAGACAGTGCTTTAGGGAAGTGGCTGCAAAATTAGGATTTAAAAAATATGATTAATCGCCCTAAACAAACTTTAAAAAATTATTAGTTAAATTTAAGGAGGTATCAACATGAGTTTAATGGACCCACTGGCAAATGCGTTAAACCATTTAGCAAATTGTGAGAGAGTGGGGAAAAAAGTAGTTTACATAAAACCCGCATCAAAGTTGATTGGTAGAGTATTGAAGGTTATGCAAGACCATGGATACATTGGAGAGTTTGAATTTATAGAGGATGGAAGAGCAGGAATATTCAAAGTTGAGTTGATTGGTAAGATAAACAAATGTGGTGCAATTAAACCAAGATATGCTGTTAAGAAACACGAGTTTGAGAACTTTGAAAAGAAATACCTTCCAGCAAGGGACTTTGGTTTGTTGATTGTAAGCACATCTCAAGGAATAATGACACACTATGAAGCAAAGGAAAAAGGAATTGGTGGAAGATTAATTTCCTACGTGTTCTAAGTTTTCATTAATAATTTATTGATAGGAGGTAAAAACATGCCAGTTGCAGCATTTATAAGGGAAGAGGTGGAAATTCCCGAAAATGTTACTGTAGACATTGTGGGAAATGAAGTTATTGTCAAATCAGGAGGAAAAGAACTTAAAAGAGTTTTCTCATACCCTGGTGTTGAGGTAAAGAAGGAGGACAACAAAGTTGTTATTGAATGTGAATATCCAAGAAAGAAACAAGCCGCTATCATTGGAACATTTAGAGCACACATAAAAAACATGATTAAGGGAGTAACAGAGGGTTTTACATACAAATTAAAGATAAGATATGCCCACTTCCCAATGAAAGTCTCAGTTAAAGGAAATGAAGTTATTATTGATAACTTCTTAGGAGAAAAATATCCAAGAAGAGCAAAAATCCTAGATGGCGTTACAGTTAAAGTTAGCGGTGAAGATGTAATTGTTACAGGAATTGATAAGGAGAAAGTTGGTCAGACTGCTGCAAACATTGAACAGGCAACAAAAATTAAAGGAAGAGATCCAAGGATCTTCCAAGATGGTATTTACATTGTGGAGAAGGCAGGAAAAGTGCTATAAGGTGATGCCATGAGTGAATTTAAAAGATTGATGAGAGTTAGATTCAAGCAAAAGATGAAAAAACCTAAATTCTTAAGACAAGAATGGTTCAGACACAAAAGATTAGGGGAGAAGTGGAGAAAACCAAAAGGGAGACACAGTGGGATGAGATTGCAACTAAAACACAGACCTGCAATTGTTAAAGTTGGATACAGAAGTCCTAAACTTGTTAGAGGTTTACACCCAAGTGGATTGGAAGATGTCCTCATTCACAATGTAAAGGAATTAGAAAAATTAGACCCAAAAACACAAGGGGCAAGGATTGCAGCAACAGTTGGAAAAAGAAAAAGAATTGAAATTATAAAGAGGGCAGAAGAGTTGGGTGTAAAAATACTCAACATTTCAGAAGAAAAACAAAAGGAACTCTTGGGCGTAAAAGGTGATTAAATATGGATGTTTCCGTTCAAAGAAGGATGGCTGCGGATATCTTAAAATGTGGACTTGACAGAGTATGGGTAGACCCGGAGAAGTTGGATTTAGTTAAAGCAGCAATTACGAAGGATGATATAAGGGCATTAATAAAAGATGGAGTAATTAAGAAAAAGCAAAAGAAAGGTATTAGTAGTGCAAGAACCAAAAAATTAAAAGAACAAAAAAGAAAAGGTAGAAGAAGAGGTCCTGGTTCAAGAAGAGGGGCTAAAGGAGCAAGAACTCCTAAAAAAGAAAGATGGATGAACACAATAAGACCTTTGAGAAAGTTGTTGAAAGAGTTTAGAGACAACGGGACAATAGACAGAGGAACATATAGAAAATTGTATAGAATGGCAAAAGGTGGAGCATTCAGAAGTAGAAGCCACATGCTCTTATACATGAGAGACCACGGTATTTTGGCTAAATAATTCAATTTTTAAGAATACTGTTTATTTAGTTAAAAAAATTTTCACATAATGGAGGTAAAAACATGGCACGTGATGCTAAATATAGGGTGCCTTTTAGGAGAAGAAGAGAAGGAAAAACAGACTTTAGGCAAAGATTGAAATTGTTGTTGTCAGAAAAACCAAGATTAGTTGCAAGAAAAACATTAAATCACATCATTGCACAGATTGTATTGTATGATGAAAAAGGAGACAAAACAGTTGTTTCAGCACATTCAAGAGAATTAATTAAATTAGGATACAAAGGACACTGTGGAAACCTTCCATCTGCATATTTAACAGGTTTGTTGTTAGGTAGAAAGGCAATTAGCAAAGGATACAAAGAGGCAGTTTTAGATATTGGTTTGCACAGGGCAACAAAAGGAGCAGCAATATTTGCAGTTCTTAAAGGGGCTTTAGATGCAGGTATGGAGATTCCATATGGAGAGGAAGTTATTCCAGATGAGGATAGAATAAGAGGGGCGCACATAAAGGCATATGCAGAACTTTTAAAGAATGAAGATGAAGAAAAATACAAGAGACAATTCTCAAAATACTTAGAAAAGGGATTAAAACCAGAGGAACTCCCAGAGCACTTTGATGAGATAAAGGAAAAAATCATGAGTTCGGAATTATAAGGGTGATAGGATGAACAGAAGATTTGACATCGAATCTTGGGAACCTAAAACAAAAGTCGGTAAGATGGTAAAAGAAGGGGCTATAACCGATATTGATTATATCTTAGATAACAACTTACCATTGTTGGAACCAGAAATTGTCGATATCCTCTTACCAGATTTAGAAGAACAAGTTTTGGATGTTAAATTAGTCCAAAGAATGCACAAATCAGGTAGAAGGGCAAGATTTAGAGCAACTGTTGTTGTTGGAAACAAGAATGGTTACGTTGGGGTTGGGATGGGTAAAGCAAAAGAAGTAGGGCCTGCAATAAGAAAGGCAATTGCTCAGGCAAAATTATCAATAATCAAAATAAGAAGAGGTTGCGGATCTTGGGAGTGTGGATGTGGATTGGCTCACTCAGTTCCATTTAAATCAAGAGGAAAATGTGGGAGTGTTGAGGTTGAGTTGATGCCTGCTCCAAGAGGTGTTGGTTTAGTTGCAGGTAATGTTGCAAAGGCAGTTTTAGGTTTAGCGGGGGTAAAAGACATTTGGACAAAAACATTTGGGGACACAAGAACAACATACAACTTCGCAATGGCTACATTTGAGGCCCTCAAAAACTTGAACTTTGTAAGAACATTAGATGAACACAAACAAAAATTAGGCGTCATTGAAGGTAAGACATTCTAACTTAAATTTTTGTTTTTTTCAATTTAATTTAATTAAAAAGGTGATGAAAACATGGCTTACGCAGTTGTAAGAGTGAGAGGTAGAGTAGGTGTTAGAAAAGACATCGCTGACACACTAAAAATGCTGAGATTGCACAGAGTAAATCACTGTGTAATAGTCCCAGAAACAGAAACATTTAAAGGGATGATAAACAAAGTTAAAGATTATGTAACATATGGAGAGATTGACAAGGACACATTAGTTAAGTTAATATTGAAGAGAGGAAGATTACCAGGAAATAAAGGGGTCGATGAAGAAACAATAAAAGAATTAATGAGCATGAGTGTGGATGAACTTGCTGAGAAAATAGCAAATGGTGAGATTAAATTAAAAGACACACCATTAAAGCCAGTATTTAGATTGCATCCCCCAAGGAAAGGTTTTGAAAGAGGAGGAATCAAAAAACCATTTACAGTTGGGGGAGTATTGGGATACAGAGGAGAAAAAATAAACGACTTAATCTTAAGAATGATTTAAATGGGTGATGGTATGATAAGAAAAAAGAAAAAAGTTAAAAAGATAAGAGGTTCAAGAACCTGCGGTTACGGTTCACACAAAAAGCATAGAGGTTCTGGTAGTAGGGGAGGTAAAGGTAGAGCAGGAGGACTCGACCACAAGTGGTCATATGTTATAAAATATGAACCAGGTAGATATGGTAAGTATGGTTTCAAAAGGCATCCAAGTTTAATTAAAGACCTTGAAACCATTAATGTTGGTGAGTTGGAAGAACTTGTATTGAAGAATAAAGATAAATTTGAAGTTGAAGACGGGAAAATCGTCGTTGATATAACAGAATTAGGCTTTGAAAAAGTCCTTGGTAAAGGAAAAATATCAACACCTATGATTATAAAGGCAGTTGAGTTCTCTGAAAGTGCAAAAGAAAAAATAGAATCTGCTGGTGGAGAGGTTGTTGAATTATAAATATGCAAAATACAACTTAACTATTCTAATTTTAATTTTTCTCATTTTTGAGTGTGATGAGTTGCAAAATAACACGACTAAATTTAGAGAAGGTAGAATCTTAAAAAATATTAAACTATTCTTATGTATGGATCCTTTTGTTGTTTTAATTATGTTGTTTTTATGTTGTTCTATTTTTGATCTGTATTTTTGGCATAATCTTTATTATTATGTTCTATAATGTTAATATTCAATAATATTTTTAGGATTCATAATTAATAGAATCAGTGGATAGTGCCGTTATGATATGATTATTTGTTGGGAATTTATCATATAGGGTTAATTAAGTTAAAAATATGCAAAAATAAGGTGATATTGTGGAGGAATTCCTACGTGGGATAAGGCCCATATTGGAAAAGATTCCAGAAGTAAAAAGTCCAGAAAGGGAAATTCCATTCAAAGAAAAATTAAAATGGACTGGAATTGTACTTGTTCTTTATTTCATAATGGGAACTATTGACGTCTATACTGGAGGGGCAGAAATTCCAGCAATATTTGAATTTTGGCAAACCGTTACAGCATCAAAGATGGGAACCCTGATAACTCTTGGTATTGGGCCAATTGTTACAGCAGGAATTATAATGCAGTTGTTAGTTGGTTCCGAACTTATAAAGTTAGATTTGTCAAATCCTGAAAATAGGGCATTGTTCCAAGGGGTTCAGAAGTTATTTGCAATAGTATTGTGTTTTGTTGAGGCAATTATGTTCGTTGGGGCAGGGGCATTTGGGGCATTAACTCCAACGATGATGTTAGTACTCATTCTGCAGTTGGCATTGGGAGCAATATTATTGATTTATTTGGATGAAATCGTTTCAAAGTATGGTATTGGTTCAGGTATTGGGTTGTTTATTGCCGCAGGGGTTTCCCAAACAATATTCGTTGGAACCTTTGGTCCCGAAGGTTATTTGTGGAAGTTCTTCAACTCATTGGTTACAGGGGTGCCAAATATTGAGTATATCTTACCAATACTTGGTACAATATTAGTTTTCTTGGTTGTTGTCTACGCAGAGAGTATGAGGATTGAAATCCCACTTGCCCATGGGAGGATTAAAGGGGCAGTGGGTAAATACCCAATAAAATTCATCTACGTCTCAAACCTTCCTGTAATTTTAGCAGCAGCGTTATTCGCCAACATCCAATTGTGGGGAATGTTTTTGGAAAAGATGGGCATTCCAATCTTGGGACATTATGTAAATGGGAGAGCAGTTGATGGAATCGCTTACTATCTATCAACACCCTATGGAATAACAAGCGTTATAGCAGATCCACTACATGCAATAATC
This genomic window contains:
- a CDS encoding 50S ribosomal protein L22 — its product is MAKLNYKIDVDPNKTARAMGKALKISRKHAIEICRELNGMKLDDAIEYLKDVIALKRHIPFKRHCKDVPHRKGKFGWHAGRYPVKASREILKVLENAKKNAEYKGLNAEKLRIKHISSNKGPTIKRYMPRAFGRASPKFQETVHIQVILEEYH
- a CDS encoding 30S ribosomal protein S3, translating into MIERIFVDDNIKEMLIDEYFKKALAKAGYSHMEIRKTPIGTKITIYAEKPGFVIGRRGKRVKELTETLENTYKVDKPQIEVKSIDDPNLDPEVVAQKIASSLERGMHFRRVAHAAVRRVMNAGAKGVVVIISGKLTGERARTEKFMAGYMKHCGDPSETLVRKAFKLAKLKLGVIGVTVKIMPPDIVLPDEVIIKDEEIKEVSEEVME
- the rpmC gene encoding 50S ribosomal protein L29, with amino-acid sequence MAILRANEIREMSIEEMREKLVELKKELLKENVHKAVGGAPSNPGRVKELKRTIARILTIMNEKKKQML
- the yciH gene encoding stress response translation initiation inhibitor YciH; protein product: MPEICPVCGLPKDLCVCEEIAKEEQKIKVYVTKRRFGKLMTIIEGFDTDLIDIKELSKKLKDICACGGTVKDNAIELQGDHRKKVEEILVKMGFSKDMIDVR
- the rnp1 gene encoding ribonuclease P protein component 1, translated to MITPYNILRHELIGLEVEIVKSRNPSMIGIKGRIIDESRNTLVIEKENGQEVIIPKDIAVFRFKLPTCRVDVDGRLLIGRPEDRLKRKIKELYSY
- a CDS encoding 30S ribosomal protein S17 yields the protein MRNIGIPVNVPEKECNDKNCPFHGTLPVRGQMFEGIVVSDKAHKTVVIKREIVKYLKKYERYEKRTSKLVAHNPECINAKVGDVVRVMECRPISKTKSFVVVEKLGQINEVKGEE
- a CDS encoding 50S ribosomal protein L14, encoding MKSHGSKVTRALPNGARLVCADNTGARELEIIAVKNYKGVARRLPSAGVGDMVFVSVKKGTPEMRKQVFPAVIIRQKKEIRRPDGTRVKFEDNAAVIVTPDGNPKGSEIKGPVAKEAAERWPGVSRLARIIL
- the rplX gene encoding 50S ribosomal protein L24; the encoded protein is MALTKSKQPRKQRKALFNAPLHLRNKIMSAMLSKELKEKFGKNTLPIRKGDVVKIMRGDFKGHQGEVVKVDYDRYRIYVEGAANYKQDGKESPYPIHPSNVMIVKLYDGDEKRFKQIKKE
- a CDS encoding 30S ribosomal protein S4e, which produces MANKGPRKHLKRLTAPSNWQIPRKVHKFVVRPLPGPHAMDGSLPLLLIVRDILKYADNAREAKKIIKMGKILVDGRKRKEHKFPVGFMDVISIPDTNEHFRALFDEKGRIVLRPTENPDVKLCRIKNKTVVKGGHIQLNLHDGRNHLIRVSNPTKAEEDVYKTGDVVLMGVPEQEIKAHIPFEVGKLAYITGGKHIGEFVKIVDIEKRVFYPDIITLENSDGEKFKTIKDYVFVIGDEEPIIKL
- a CDS encoding 50S ribosomal protein L5; amino-acid sequence: MSYQELWNNNPMLKPRIEKVVVNFGVGEAGDRLTKGAKVMEEITGQRPIRTLAKQTNPAFGIRKKLPIGLKVTLRGKKAEEFLKNAFIAFKAEGKKLYESSFDEYGNFSFGIHEHIDFPGQKYDPMIGIYGMDVCVTLERPGYRIKRRKIKRAHIPKRHRVTREEAIEFIEKHFGVEVVREE
- a CDS encoding 30S ribosomal protein S14, producing the protein MAKAPWKRKYGIGIRPCQRCGHVGPGLIRKYGLNLCRQCFREVAAKLGFKKYD
- a CDS encoding 30S ribosomal protein S8 → MSLMDPLANALNHLANCERVGKKVVYIKPASKLIGRVLKVMQDHGYIGEFEFIEDGRAGIFKVELIGKINKCGAIKPRYAVKKHEFENFEKKYLPARDFGLLIVSTSQGIMTHYEAKEKGIGGRLISYVF
- a CDS encoding 50S ribosomal protein L6; translated protein: MPVAAFIREEVEIPENVTVDIVGNEVIVKSGGKELKRVFSYPGVEVKKEDNKVVIECEYPRKKQAAIIGTFRAHIKNMIKGVTEGFTYKLKIRYAHFPMKVSVKGNEVIIDNFLGEKYPRRAKILDGVTVKVSGEDVIVTGIDKEKVGQTAANIEQATKIKGRDPRIFQDGIYIVEKAGKVL
- a CDS encoding 50S ribosomal protein L32e — encoded protein: MSEFKRLMRVRFKQKMKKPKFLRQEWFRHKRLGEKWRKPKGRHSGMRLQLKHRPAIVKVGYRSPKLVRGLHPSGLEDVLIHNVKELEKLDPKTQGARIAATVGKRKRIEIIKRAEELGVKILNISEEKQKELLGVKGD
- a CDS encoding 50S ribosomal protein L19e, coding for MDVSVQRRMAADILKCGLDRVWVDPEKLDLVKAAITKDDIRALIKDGVIKKKQKKGISSARTKKLKEQKRKGRRRGPGSRRGAKGARTPKKERWMNTIRPLRKLLKEFRDNGTIDRGTYRKLYRMAKGGAFRSRSHMLLYMRDHGILAK
- a CDS encoding 50S ribosomal protein L18 — encoded protein: MARDAKYRVPFRRRREGKTDFRQRLKLLLSEKPRLVARKTLNHIIAQIVLYDEKGDKTVVSAHSRELIKLGYKGHCGNLPSAYLTGLLLGRKAISKGYKEAVLDIGLHRATKGAAIFAVLKGALDAGMEIPYGEEVIPDEDRIRGAHIKAYAELLKNEDEEKYKRQFSKYLEKGLKPEELPEHFDEIKEKIMSSEL
- the rpsE gene encoding 30S ribosomal protein S5, which produces MNRRFDIESWEPKTKVGKMVKEGAITDIDYILDNNLPLLEPEIVDILLPDLEEQVLDVKLVQRMHKSGRRARFRATVVVGNKNGYVGVGMGKAKEVGPAIRKAIAQAKLSIIKIRRGCGSWECGCGLAHSVPFKSRGKCGSVEVELMPAPRGVGLVAGNVAKAVLGLAGVKDIWTKTFGDTRTTYNFAMATFEALKNLNFVRTLDEHKQKLGVIEGKTF
- a CDS encoding 50S ribosomal protein L30, translated to MAYAVVRVRGRVGVRKDIADTLKMLRLHRVNHCVIVPETETFKGMINKVKDYVTYGEIDKDTLVKLILKRGRLPGNKGVDEETIKELMSMSVDELAEKIANGEIKLKDTPLKPVFRLHPPRKGFERGGIKKPFTVGGVLGYRGEKINDLILRMI
- a CDS encoding uL15 family ribosomal protein; this translates as MIRKKKKVKKIRGSRTCGYGSHKKHRGSGSRGGKGRAGGLDHKWSYVIKYEPGRYGKYGFKRHPSLIKDLETINVGELEELVLKNKDKFEVEDGKIVVDITELGFEKVLGKGKISTPMIIKAVEFSESAKEKIESAGGEVVEL
- the secY gene encoding preprotein translocase subunit SecY codes for the protein MEEFLRGIRPILEKIPEVKSPEREIPFKEKLKWTGIVLVLYFIMGTIDVYTGGAEIPAIFEFWQTVTASKMGTLITLGIGPIVTAGIIMQLLVGSELIKLDLSNPENRALFQGVQKLFAIVLCFVEAIMFVGAGAFGALTPTMMLVLILQLALGAILLIYLDEIVSKYGIGSGIGLFIAAGVSQTIFVGTFGPEGYLWKFFNSLVTGVPNIEYILPILGTILVFLVVVYAESMRIEIPLAHGRIKGAVGKYPIKFIYVSNLPVILAAALFANIQLWGMFLEKMGIPILGHYVNGRAVDGIAYYLSTPYGITSVIADPLHAIIYTLAMITFCIFFGIFWVETSGLDAKSMARRIGSLDMAIKGFRKSTKAIEQRLRRYIKPITVMSSAFVGLLAALADFTGALGGGTGVLITVSIVYRMYEQLLQERITELHPTIAKLLNKR